The Atlantibacter hermannii genomic interval ACTTGGTACCCAACTGGAAAATGTGGCCCACTTCAATACCACGTTTGATCAGCAGCGTACCCTGACCGTCCGGGCTTGGATCGCCTGCCACCACATTGCGGATATCCGCCACTTCCGGCGTCGCCACATCGCGATCCCAGTTAATGCCGAAGTAGTGTTTGCCGTCGATATTCGCACCGGCGGCGAAATCGCTCATCGTTGCAACGGAACGGTCAATCACTACCGGAATCGGCATGTTCACCGGACCAAGCGATCCCGGGCCTGCGTTCAGGATGGCGCGAATTTCCGCTTCGGTGGCGAAGGTCAGCGGACTTGCGACCTGGGCCAGCTTCTCGGCTTTCACTTCATTCAGTTCGTGATCGCCACGTACCAGCAGTGCGACCAGAGGGTAAGCGCTGCCTTCAACCGCTTTAACCAGCAGGGTTTTAACGGTTTTTTCAATCGGCAGGTTATGTTGCTCAACCAGCTCGGCGATGGTTTTAGCATTCGGCGTATCCACCAGATGCATGTCCTGCGTTGCAGCAGCGCGCGGCGTTGCTGGCGCAACGGCTTCAGCCAGTTCGATATTGGCGGCATAGTCGGAGCTGTCGGAGAAAATGATGTCGTCTTCGCCGCTCTGTGCCAGCACCTGGAATTCATGCGATGCGCTGCCGCCGATAGAACCGGTATCTGCCTGAACCGGACGGAAATCCAATCCCATACGGGTGAAAATTTTGCTGTACGCTTCGTACATGGCGTCATAGGTCGCCTGCAGAGATTCCTGAGATGTGTGGAAAGAGTACGCATCTTTCATCAGGAATTCGCGCGAGCGCATTACGCCGAAACGCGGGCGAACTTCGTCGCGGAACTTGGTCTGGATCTGGAAGAAGTTGAGCGGCAATTGTTTATACGAGCTCAGTTCATTACGGATCAGATCGGTAATCACTTCTTCATGCGTCGGGCCGAGGACAAACGGACGCTCGCCGCGATCGACAAAACGTAATAATTCCGGGCCGTACTGCTCCCAGCGCCCGCTCTCCTGCCACAGGTCTGCCGGCTGAACCACTGGCATCGACACCTCGATAGCACCGGCGTTATTCATCTCTTCACGCACGATATTTTCGACTTTTTTCAGGACGCGCAGGCCAGTCGGCAGCCAGGTGTATAACCCGGAGGCGAGCTTGCGGATCATCCCGGCGCGCAGCATCAGCTGGTGGCTGATGACCTCGGCGTCGGCGGGTGTCTCCTTCAGAGTGGAGAGCATATATTGGCTAGTACGCATTATTACGATTCCATTAGATGGTTCAGATACAGGCAAATGGCCTGACTTAAGTAAAGTGAATTAGTTTACCAGCGAGGCCGGGTTGCAAAAAGAGAGGGCGCGAAATTAACGTGCTTCGAGGGCAAACACTTCGCAACCGGTATCAGTGACTCGCCAGCGGACATTAAAATCCAGCAGCCACACCGCATAGGTTTTCCCGGGATCTTCCGTTTTACGGTAAGCCGGGCGCGGATCCTGGGCTAAGACTTCCCGAATAAACTGTTCAAGGTGCGGGTAACGCGGCTGAAGCTGGCGCAGTTGTTGTTGCACGTCGGGAGCAAAAAAGACAGGCATCGCCGCATCGGGTGCCTGTTGCGCATAACCTGCGCGGGCTTCCGGCAGCGCTTCCGCGAACGGCAAGTAGGGTTTGATATCAATAACCGGCGTACCGTCAACCAGGTCCAGTCCGCCCAGTTTCAGTACGACTTCCTCTTTATGGCAGCGGATCCCGTCTAGCGACACCAGCGACATGCCGACCGGGTTAGGTCGAAAGGTGGAGCGGGTCGCGAAGACGCCCATCCGCGCATTGCCGCCCAGCCGGGGAGGACGCACGGTAGGGTGCCAGCCGCCTTCCATCGTTTGATGGAAAATAAATATCACCCAGATGTGGCTGAAGCCTTCGAGGCCACGCACCGCATCGGGGTTATTGTAAGGCGGGATAAGATGAAGTTCGCCGCCCCCGCTGGTCACAAGGCCAGGCTGACGGGGGACCGCGAACTTCTCTTTATAGGGCGAACGAATAACGCCTATCTGCTCGAGGCAGAACTGACTCATTTGGCAGAGACTTTTAACGCAGAACCTACGCACACGGCCTGGCGGTAGCAACCCGGGGTACCGCTGGTTACTTCGCAGCTGTGCAGTAAGACGGCGTTGGCTTTCATTTTGGAGGCGTTAATCTGCATGCGTTTGCGTGCGGTAGGAATATTCGGCGGTGAGTCCTGATTCGAGGCCTGGCAAGATTCGCCGCTCACTTCCCCTAAATCACGGAATGGTTTGCCAACCAGATCTTCCGCATTGGTGTAAATTCTGACGGGGGCAGGGCGAGGCGCTTGCGGTTTCGCAGGCTCGACTTTTGCCGGCGCTGCCGTGCTTTTGACAGGTTCAACAGGGGATCTGCTTATCATTGAACAGCCGCTCGCCATCAGTGCCAGCAAACAGATCGGTAAAGCACGCATAATTTATCCTCAATTATGATCAAAACGTGGGTTATTGAATCAGGTGCTTGCACAAATAACAAGACGGGCATGCGCCCGTCCTGAATATTTATGTTGTACTCGCCCGCAGGGGAAAATTACCAGCCTTTAACTGCACCGCCGTTGAAGGTTTTGTTCGCTGCGTCGTTCACTTCGTCAGACTGGTAAGCCTGCACGAATTTCTTCACGTTTTCAGCGTCTTTATTATCTTCACGAGACACGATCAGGTTTACGTACGGGGAATCTTTGTCTTCCACGAAGATGCCGTCTTTTGCCGGCGTCAGGTTGATCTGGCTGGCGTAGGTGGTATTGATCACTGCTAGAGCAATCTGCGCATCATCCAGTGAACGCGGCAGCTGCGGCGCTTCCAGCTCAACAATTTTCAGTTTTTTCGGGTTTTCAGTCACATCGAGAACGGTCGGCAGCAGACCCACGCCGTCTTTCAGTTTGATCAGACCCACTTTCTGCAACAGCAGCAGAGAACGGCCCAGGTTGGTCGGATCGTTCGGGACAGCGATTTGCGCGCCTTCCTGCAGTTCATCCAGCGATTTGATTTTTTTGGAGTAGCCAGCGATGGGGTAAACGAAGGTGTTGCCCACGGAAACCAGCTTATAACCACGGTCTTTAATCTGCTGATCGAGGTACGGTTTGTGCTGGAAGGCGTTGGCATCGATATCGCCTTTGTTCAGCGCTTCGTTCGGCAACACATAGTCGTTGAAGGTCACCAGTTCAACATCCAGACCGTATTTCTCTTTGGCTACTTTCTGGGCGACTTCAGCGACCTGCTGTTCCGCACCCACAATCACGCCCACTTTAATATGGTTAGGGTCTTTTTCTTCCTGACCACAACCAACCAGCGCCAGAGAACCAATTAACGCACCGACTGCTGCGAACGTTTTTAATTTGAAAGACATAGCGATTCCTTACTCTTTTGATGTTGTGTTTGTTACTTGTGCGTGACAGCCCGGACAATACGATCGCCGGAGATTTGAATGAGATACACCAGAACGACCAGTAATACTAATACTGTATTCATTACGGTAGCGTTATAACCAATATAGCCGTATTGATAACCGATCTGCCCCAGGCCGCCTGCGCCTACTGCGCCGCCCATAGCGGAGTAACCGACCAGGGTGATAAGTGTAATCGTGGCGGCATTGACCAGGCCTGGCAGCGCTTCGGGTAGTAACACTTTACGAACGATCTGCATTGGCGTGGCGCCCATGGCGCGGGATGCTTCAATCAGACCTGACGGGATCTCCAGAAGCGCGTTTTCCACCATACGTGCAATAAAGGGTGCAGCGCCGACGGTCAACGGCACAATGGCGGCTTGCAGGCCAATAGACGTACCGACGATGGCGCGGGTAAAGGGGATCATCCATACCAGTAAGATAATGAAGGGAATGGAACGGAAGATATTGACCAGCGCAGAAAGCACGCGATAAACGCTGGCATTCTCATTAATCTGGCCCGGACGGGTGACATATAAAAGTACGCCTGCCGGCAGGCCAAGCACGAAACCGAAGAAACCGGAAACAAAGGTCATCGCCAGCGTTTCCCAGACGCCGCGAACCAGCAACCAC includes:
- the rcsF gene encoding RcsF--phosphorelay glucose and zinc sensor; amino-acid sequence: MRALPICLLALMASGCSMISRSPVEPVKSTAAPAKVEPAKPQAPRPAPVRIYTNAEDLVGKPFRDLGEVSGESCQASNQDSPPNIPTARKRMQINASKMKANAVLLHSCEVTSGTPGCYRQAVCVGSALKVSAK
- the proS gene encoding prolyl-tRNA synthetase, with the protein product MRTSQYMLSTLKETPADAEVISHQLMLRAGMIRKLASGLYTWLPTGLRVLKKVENIVREEMNNAGAIEVSMPVVQPADLWQESGRWEQYGPELLRFVDRGERPFVLGPTHEEVITDLIRNELSSYKQLPLNFFQIQTKFRDEVRPRFGVMRSREFLMKDAYSFHTSQESLQATYDAMYEAYSKIFTRMGLDFRPVQADTGSIGGSASHEFQVLAQSGEDDIIFSDSSDYAANIELAEAVAPATPRAAATQDMHLVDTPNAKTIAELVEQHNLPIEKTVKTLLVKAVEGSAYPLVALLVRGDHELNEVKAEKLAQVASPLTFATEAEIRAILNAGPGSLGPVNMPIPVVIDRSVATMSDFAAGANIDGKHYFGINWDRDVATPEVADIRNVVAGDPSPDGQGTLLIKRGIEVGHIFQLGTKYSEALKASVQGEDGRNQTLTMGCYGIGVTRVVAAAIEQHHDERGIVWPDAIAPFQVAILPMNMHKSFRVQELAEKLYSELRAQGIEVLMDDRKERPGVMFADMELIGIPHTVVIGDRNLDSDEIEYKYRREGEKKMIKTGEIVNYLVSQIKK
- the metI gene encoding D-methionine transport system permease MetI — protein: MSEAMMWLLVRGVWETLAMTFVSGFFGFVLGLPAGVLLYVTRPGQINENASVYRVLSALVNIFRSIPFIILLVWMIPFTRAIVGTSIGLQAAIVPLTVGAAPFIARMVENALLEIPSGLIEASRAMGATPMQIVRKVLLPEALPGLVNAATITLITLVGYSAMGGAVGAGGLGQIGYQYGYIGYNATVMNTVLVLLVVLVYLIQISGDRIVRAVTHK
- the yaeB gene encoding methyltransferase; translation: MSQFCLEQIGVIRSPYKEKFAVPRQPGLVTSGGGELHLIPPYNNPDAVRGLEGFSHIWVIFIFHQTMEGGWHPTVRPPRLGGNARMGVFATRSTFRPNPVGMSLVSLDGIRCHKEEVVLKLGGLDLVDGTPVIDIKPYLPFAEALPEARAGYAQQAPDAAMPVFFAPDVQQQLRQLQPRYPHLEQFIREVLAQDPRPAYRKTEDPGKTYAVWLLDFNVRWRVTDTGCEVFALEAR
- the metQ_1 gene encoding D-methionine-binding transport system MetQ precursor, which translates into the protein MSFKLKTFAAVGALIGSLALVGCGQEEKDPNHIKVGVIVGAEQQVAEVAQKVAKEKYGLDVELVTFNDYVLPNEALNKGDIDANAFQHKPYLDQQIKDRGYKLVSVGNTFVYPIAGYSKKIKSLDELQEGAQIAVPNDPTNLGRSLLLLQKVGLIKLKDGVGLLPTVLDVTENPKKLKIVELEAPQLPRSLDDAQIALAVINTTYASQINLTPAKDGIFVEDKDSPYVNLIVSREDNKDAENVKKFVQAYQSDEVNDAANKTFNGGAVKGW